The following are encoded in a window of Sorex araneus isolate mSorAra2 chromosome 11, mSorAra2.pri, whole genome shotgun sequence genomic DNA:
- the LRRC27 gene encoding leucine-rich repeat-containing protein 27: MAAGPRAADLENLAGGEGSRPRAPRDERGAVTPSSPTLDLSQRGLHHLKNIFQGFNLKQLHLQRNVLCALPKDFFQLLPVLVWLDLRFNRIRALPPGIGAHRHLRTLLLENNPIRALPLELGNVRTLKSLNLRLCPLEFPPELVLQRGPAAVLHFLRSCAQGGPRRPLRPPPANQSTRLWAMADPLLSRNRSGERERSRGDKGLQPPAPREKGDPLPPVDGQGPRGLRASASRPGPWPITAEIRRFWKVRQEIVQNQQAGAPRGRLLATELPPRLQAALRSREPSPDPAPLLGEKQAPQRKAESRALPPQHRSPVPTKVPPARGLPGPESIVSCGPWRASTRQALRTCVGISSPQEVPGGERLQQRWPWMQERRKCFRDPETLEQVPQAAQDWEIGGVLHEEDAMKLKVGAPVQKSRPFPTLTASFSRHPQNIFFSTK; encoded by the exons ATGGCGGCTGGCCCCAGGGCCGCCGACCTGGAGAACCTGGCTGGTGGCGAGGGGAGCAGGCCTCGTGCCCCCCGGGACGAGAGGGGGGCCGTGACGCCTTCCTCCCCGACCTTAGACCTGAGCCAGAGAGGGCTGCACCACTTGAAAAACATCTTCCAAGGCTTCAACCTCAAA CAGCTGCATCTTCAGAGGAACGTCCTGTGCGCCCTCCCTAAGGACTTCTTCCAGCTGCTGCCCGTGCTGGTCTGGCTGGACCTGCGCTTCAACCGGATCCGGGCACTGCCCCCTGGCATCGGCGCTCACAG GCACCTGAGGACCCTGCTCCTGGAGAACAACCCCATCAGGGCCCTGCCGCTGGAGCTGG GGAACGTGAGGACCCTGAAGTCCCTGAACCTGAGGCTCTGCCCCCTGGAGTTCCCGCCCGAGCTCGTCCTGCAGAGGGGCCCGGCCGCCGTCCTGCACTTCCTGCGCTCCTGCGCCCAGGGCGGTCCCCGCCGCCCCCTGCGGCCCCCACCAG CGAATCAAAGCACCCGGCTCTGGGCGATGGCGGATCCCCTGCTGAGCCGGAACCGCTCTGGGGAGCGTGAGCGGAGTCGGGGGGACAAGGGGCTGCAGCCCCCCGCGCCCAGAGAGAAGGGCGACCCCCTCCCGCCTGTGGACGGGCAGGGCCCGCGCGGGCTCCGGGCCTCCGCCAGCCGCCCGGGCCCGTGGCCGATCACGGCGGAGATCAGGCGCTTCTGGAAGGTGAGGCAGGAGATCGTGCAGAACCAGCAGGCGGGGGCACCGCGCGGGCGGCTCCTGGCCACGGAGCTGCCGCCCCGCCTCCAGGCAGCCCTGCGCTCCAGGGAGCCGAGCCCGGACCCCGCGCCCCTCCTCGG GGAGAAGCAGGCGCCGCAGAGGAAGGCGGAGTCCCGGGCCCTCCCGCCCCAGCACCGCAGCCCG GTGCCAACCAAGGTCCCCCCTGCCAGGGGTCTTCCGGGCCCCGAGAGCATCGTGAGCTGCGGTCCCTGGAGGGCCAGCACACGCCAGGCGCTGCGCACATGCGTGGGAATCAG CTCGCCCCAGGAGGTGCCCGGTGGGGAGAGGCTGCAGCAGCGCTGGCCGTGGAtgcaggagaggagaaagtgCTTCCGGGACCCTGAGACGCTGGAGCAAGTGCCCCAGGCAGCCCAGGACTGGGAGATC ggtggggtgcTCCACGAGGAGGACGCCATGAAGCTCAAGGTGGGGGCGCCCGTGCAGAAGAGCCGGCCCTTCCCGACACTCACCGCCAGCTTCTCGCGGCACccacagaatatattttttagcACAAAGTAG